The DNA segment ATGGTCCCCATTAATGCAGGGACAATTGCTCGACAACGAAGTACTTCAAGGAATTGCACAAAAATACAACAAATCTGTGGCTCAAGTCATCCTCCGCTGGGATTTGCAAAACGGCGTTGTGACGATTCCAAAATCAACAAAAGAACATCGAATCATCGAAAACTCACAAGTATTCGATTTCAAACTTACCGCTGAGGACATGGAGGCCATCGACAGCCTTAACCAAGACCAACGTGTTGGTCCAGATCCGGATAACTTTGATTTCTAAGATAAACGAAAAAAGGTAGCTTGACGGCTACCTTTTTTCATAGCTTTTTATAAAAATAATTTAATTCGCTGATAAAATCTCAGATTCGCTGATAAATTTTTATATTCGCTAATAAAAGGGTTAAATTCGCTGATAAAGGTCAAAAAACGCTGATAAATTTCAAAATTTATTAAAATAGGGTAATTTTACACCAGTAAACAGCTGATTCTAACCAATTTTATACGAAAAGTGCTTTTGTTCGTACCTATTTCTTCCCAGCCTTCGCTACATTCCGCAAAACTGAATAAACAAATCGAATGCTTTTTCCAACATATCCGGTACGATTAAAGTTGCCAATGATATACACATCAAATCCAGGGTTATACAGCATAAACGAACCCGTCGAACCTAAATGGCCCCACACATGATACTTCTGCGTGAAAGGCTGCATCCGCACCCGCATCAACCCGAATCCATAATCAACACCGACCCACATTTTCGTCCACTTTTGCATCGTCTCCAATGACTCTCGACTAATCAGCTGGCCGCCCTCCAAAGCCTCCATAAAAAGGAACAAATCCTCAGATGTGCTCACCGTTTGCCCACCCGCATAAATACTGCTAAAGCTCTTATGCTCTGTTACATCCACCTTCTTATCCTTCATATAAATAGTGGCAACAGGATATTCACTCACTACCGCAGGCTCCGAGTAATGGCATAAATACGAGTGCTTCATTCCAAGTGGCTCAAATATGTATTCATGCAGGACCTCATAGTACGGCTTTCCGGTTACTTTTTCAATAATCATCCCTAATAGATTAAAGCCGGTATTGGAATAGTGGCAGCCCTTACCCGGAGCAAACTTCGGCGTCAAATGCTGCTTTGTCCATTCAATTGTTTCCTCAGGTGTCCAAAAGCGGTCTGGTTCCTGAAACAACAATGCCTGAAACGAGGGACCCGTTTTCGGCTTCAGCTCATAGTAATCCGGCAATCCAGAGGTATTGCTAACCAAATGATCGATCTGAAGATCCTGTGAATAATCAGTGCCTTTATAAATGTGCAAACCTTGGACCAATTCCGCCGGCAAAAATTTGGCAACCCGATCCTCATAGCTAATTTCACCCTTTTCAACTAACATCGCAATCAAGACCGCTGTAAACGTCTTTCCGATGCTTGCCGTATGAAAGGGCTGCTCAGGATTGGCAGGCACATCGCCTGTTTTTCCACGTGCTACATTCAAATGAAGATTATGAGAATCCGAGTGAACGAGTAAATAGGCATGATCAACCTTAGCATCCGAATCTACGGTTTTGGCGAGCTTTTTTTCAATGACTTGAAACATAATTTCCCCTCACTTTCATATTTTTTTATATGAAACTATTTAAAATTAATTACAGTTATTATAATAAATGGAAAAAACACCGCATAACTACTATCTTATCATCCGATAGTAAAGAAAGTAATAACATTATGAAGCTGATGATTGGCTGTTTTCTTTATAGACACTCACCTATAGGAACCAAATGGAATATCTTATGCTTAATTACCATATGAACGGAGGAAAACGCATGGGATATTTTGTTCCGGTAGAGCAGGGTGTAAATTTATATGTGGAAGATTTGAATCCAAGCGGTAGCAAGACGATTGTGTTCATCCATGGTTGGCCTTTGAGCCATAAACAGTTTGAATATCAGTTTAATGTTCTCCCTGCAAGGGGGTACCGCTGTATTGGCATCGACTGGAGGGGCTTTGGGAATTCGGATAAGCCAGTGAATGGATACACGTATGACCGATTGGCAGATGATATCCTCGTGGTGATTGGTGCCCTTCAATTAGAAAATGTGACACTTGTTGGTCATTCCACAGGGGGAGCCATCGCGATCCGATATATGTCTCGATACAATGGGTATGGTGTGTCCAAATTAGTATTGGTTGACGCAGCGGCTCCCACAGGTTTTACAACAGAAACGGCGAATAAATTTCTGAAGGATACGTTAAATGATCGCCCAAAGATGATGCAGGAAGTAACAGATGGATTTTTCTTTCAATATATTACGCCCCAATTCTCAGACTGGTTTTTCCAAATGGGCTTACAGGCG comes from the Neobacillus sp. PS2-9 genome and includes:
- a CDS encoding serine hydrolase domain-containing protein — protein: MFQVIEKKLAKTVDSDAKVDHAYLLVHSDSHNLHLNVARGKTGDVPANPEQPFHTASIGKTFTAVLIAMLVEKGEISYEDRVAKFLPAELVQGLHIYKGTDYSQDLQIDHLVSNTSGLPDYYELKPKTGPSFQALLFQEPDRFWTPEETIEWTKQHLTPKFAPGKGCHYSNTGFNLLGMIIEKVTGKPYYEVLHEYIFEPLGMKHSYLCHYSEPAVVSEYPVATIYMKDKKVDVTEHKSFSSIYAGGQTVSTSEDLFLFMEALEGGQLISRESLETMQKWTKMWVGVDYGFGLMRVRMQPFTQKYHVWGHLGSTGSFMLYNPGFDVYIIGNFNRTGYVGKSIRFVYSVLRNVAKAGKK
- a CDS encoding alpha/beta hydrolase, producing the protein MGYFVPVEQGVNLYVEDLNPSGSKTIVFIHGWPLSHKQFEYQFNVLPARGYRCIGIDWRGFGNSDKPVNGYTYDRLADDILVVIGALQLENVTLVGHSTGGAIAIRYMSRYNGYGVSKLVLVDAAAPTGFTTETANKFLKDTLNDRPKMMQEVTDGFFFQYITPQFSDWFFQMGLQAAGWSTAAVVVLLMDETVHADLPKIDAPTLIIHGIHDKVIPFQQAQELHRKIKNSQLVPFLYSGHGPFWEERDKFNQLLIQFTS